A genome region from Armatimonadota bacterium includes the following:
- a CDS encoding type II toxin-antitoxin system HicA family toxin, translating into MKVRDVLKVLEEDGWFVVRTRGSHRVMKHNVKQGIVVVPGHMSDEIALGTLKSIRDQAQLRGKL; encoded by the coding sequence ATGAAAGTGCGCGATGTCCTGAAAGTATTGGAAGAGGATGGTTGGTTTGTTGTGCGAACCCGCGGCAGTCATCGCGTGATGAAACATAATGTTAAGCAAGGAATTGTGGTAGTCCCAGGTCATATGTCTGATGAAATTGCACTTGGAACACTTAAGAGCATACGTGACCAAGCGCAACTAAGAGGAAAACTATGA
- the carB gene encoding carbamoyl-phosphate synthase large subunit, producing the protein MPKRKDLKKVMVVGSGPIIIGQAAEFDYAGTQACKALREEGISVILLNSNPATIMTDVDVADKVYIEPINVEFATRIIEQERPDGLLPTLGGQTGLNLAVELANAGILDKYNVELLGTPLKAIMDAEDRELFRTLMRNINEPVPESWIVERREQLQDIIDSNPPWPLIVRPAYTLGGTGGGVAYNAEELLEIGSRGLKLSLKSQVMIERCLLGWKEVEYEVMRDANDTCITICSMENFDPMGIHTGDSIVVAPMQTLTDKEFQMLRSASLKIIRALKIEGGCNVQLAMNPNGFEYFVIEVNPRVSRSSALASKATGYPIARVAAKIATGLHLDEIPNAVTGKTKAAFEPTIDYIVAKIPRWPFDKFYQADRTVGTQMKATGEVMSIDRTFEAAIMKAVRSLEIGLHWLKLKNADEITDSQIEQGLIKATDERLFLIAEALRRGWSIEKICELSNVDRWFISKLKNITDMEAELASRAGEVKALASGRIATEPGALDLLGRAKAMRFPDKIISQLTDANETQLRWIQKKQGMLPTYKMVDTCAAEFEAETPYFYSTHEREDETGTELGLRTNSSVEGFAIQHPTPDTQHPKKPKAIVIGSGPIRIGQGVEFDYCSVHSAWALRDAGYESIIINNNPETVSTDFDTSDRLYFEPLTLEDVLNIIEYEQPDGVILQFGGQTAINLAKPLNAAGIPILGSDFKSIDLAEDRDQFERILRELDIPKPAGRAVYGIEEALLVAREIKFPVLVRPSYVLGGRAMEIVYTEPELRTYAQYAMDISPDPDAPILIDKYVLGKEVEVDVIADGEDCLIPGIMEHIERAGVHSGDSMAVCPPQTLSQNVIDQIISHAIKIAKALDVRGLMNIQFVIDDEEVQIIEVNPRASRTVPYLSKITGVPMIHVATNVVLGKSLAEQGYKTGLYRQQPSLAVKAPVFSFQKLTEVDVSLGPEMKSTGEIMGIDMDFSRALYKAMVACNLDAPIAGKMIATIADQDKEEALPIIREFVDLGYEVYATEGTARYLSMNGVGCTEVRKINDEQSLNLMQLIVQNKVDLLINTASKDKKIEQEAAMIRKASVQRSIPCITSLDTAKALLFALRSKQRGEKAACLPVDQYLMGARV; encoded by the coding sequence ATGCCGAAACGTAAGGATCTAAAAAAAGTAATGGTAGTAGGCTCCGGGCCGATTATAATCGGTCAGGCGGCTGAGTTTGATTATGCGGGGACGCAGGCCTGCAAGGCTCTGCGCGAGGAGGGAATATCAGTAATCCTCCTCAACTCCAACCCAGCAACGATCATGACCGATGTGGATGTGGCGGACAAGGTCTATATCGAGCCGATAAACGTGGAGTTTGCGACCCGGATAATCGAGCAGGAGCGCCCGGACGGCCTTTTACCCACACTCGGCGGCCAGACCGGCTTGAACCTGGCAGTGGAACTGGCTAATGCAGGCATACTTGATAAATATAATGTTGAGCTTCTAGGCACGCCATTAAAAGCTATTATGGATGCAGAGGACCGCGAACTGTTTCGTACGCTCATGCGCAATATCAACGAGCCTGTCCCTGAGAGCTGGATCGTGGAGAGGCGTGAGCAGCTTCAGGATATAATCGACTCCAACCCTCCCTGGCCGCTTATCGTTCGACCGGCATACACACTCGGCGGCACAGGCGGAGGAGTAGCATATAATGCTGAGGAGCTTCTTGAGATAGGATCGCGCGGGCTTAAGCTCTCACTTAAGAGCCAGGTTATGATCGAGCGATGCCTGCTGGGTTGGAAAGAGGTAGAGTATGAAGTGATGCGCGATGCAAATGACACCTGTATCACCATCTGCTCTATGGAAAACTTCGACCCGATGGGCATTCACACAGGCGACTCGATTGTAGTCGCGCCCATGCAGACCCTGACCGACAAAGAGTTTCAGATGCTGCGGTCGGCCTCACTCAAGATCATACGCGCACTGAAGATTGAGGGCGGATGCAACGTTCAGCTCGCTATGAACCCGAACGGCTTTGAATATTTCGTGATTGAAGTCAACCCCAGGGTCAGCCGGTCGTCAGCGCTTGCTTCCAAGGCCACTGGTTACCCGATTGCGCGAGTTGCCGCAAAGATAGCAACCGGCCTGCACCTCGATGAGATTCCAAACGCAGTCACCGGCAAGACCAAAGCCGCGTTTGAGCCGACAATCGACTATATCGTCGCCAAAATCCCGCGCTGGCCGTTTGATAAGTTTTACCAGGCGGACCGCACAGTCGGCACTCAGATGAAAGCTACCGGCGAGGTTATGTCTATCGACCGTACCTTCGAGGCAGCCATTATGAAGGCCGTTCGGTCTCTGGAGATCGGCCTGCACTGGCTCAAACTCAAGAATGCCGATGAGATAACCGACTCGCAGATCGAACAAGGATTGATAAAAGCAACTGACGAGAGATTGTTCTTAATAGCTGAAGCTCTTCGGAGGGGTTGGAGTATCGAGAAGATTTGCGAGCTTTCAAACGTGGACCGCTGGTTCATCTCAAAACTTAAAAATATAACCGACATGGAAGCCGAGCTTGCAAGCAGGGCAGGGGAGGTCAAAGCGCTTGCATCCGGCAGAATTGCGACTGAGCCCGGCGCTCTCGATCTGCTGGGGCGCGCAAAAGCCATGCGTTTTCCCGACAAGATCATAAGCCAGCTTACCGATGCAAACGAGACTCAACTGCGCTGGATTCAAAAGAAGCAGGGCATGCTGCCGACGTATAAGATGGTCGACACCTGCGCCGCCGAGTTCGAAGCTGAGACACCGTATTTTTACTCGACTCATGAGCGGGAAGATGAGACAGGTACCGAACTAGGACTGAGAACAAACAGCTCAGTGGAGGGTTTTGCAATCCAGCACCCAACACCCGACACCCAACACCCAAAGAAGCCGAAGGCTATCGTCATAGGTTCCGGTCCGATCAGGATCGGCCAGGGTGTCGAGTTCGACTACTGCAGCGTACACTCAGCATGGGCTCTGCGGGATGCCGGCTATGAGTCGATTATTATTAACAACAACCCTGAGACTGTTTCGACTGATTTCGATACATCCGATCGCCTCTATTTCGAGCCTCTCACGCTTGAGGACGTATTGAATATTATCGAATATGAACAGCCGGATGGTGTGATACTTCAATTTGGCGGTCAGACTGCGATTAACCTCGCGAAGCCTCTCAACGCGGCTGGTATACCGATTTTGGGCAGCGATTTCAAATCAATCGACCTTGCCGAGGACCGCGACCAGTTCGAGCGCATTCTTCGCGAGCTGGACATACCAAAGCCTGCAGGCCGCGCGGTCTACGGTATTGAAGAAGCTCTGCTGGTTGCACGAGAAATCAAATTCCCTGTATTGGTCCGCCCGAGCTATGTCCTCGGCGGCAGGGCGATGGAGATAGTATATACAGAGCCGGAGCTGCGTACCTACGCTCAATACGCCATGGATATCAGCCCGGACCCCGACGCTCCAATTCTGATCGACAAATATGTGCTCGGCAAAGAGGTCGAGGTGGATGTGATCGCCGATGGTGAGGACTGCCTGATACCGGGTATTATGGAGCACATCGAGCGCGCAGGTGTCCACTCGGGTGACAGCATGGCCGTCTGCCCGCCGCAGACACTCTCACAGAATGTCATAGATCAGATCATATCGCATGCAATCAAGATTGCAAAGGCTCTTGACGTGCGCGGTCTGATGAATATCCAGTTTGTAATTGACGACGAAGAGGTCCAAATCATAGAGGTCAACCCTCGCGCCAGCCGTACAGTGCCTTATCTGTCTAAGATAACCGGCGTTCCGATGATTCATGTTGCTACCAATGTCGTTCTGGGTAAGAGCCTTGCCGAGCAGGGCTACAAAACGGGTCTATACAGGCAGCAGCCGAGCCTTGCGGTAAAGGCTCCGGTATTTAGCTTCCAGAAACTCACTGAGGTCGACGTTTCGCTCGGTCCTGAGATGAAATCGACAGGTGAGATCATGGGAATCGATATGGACTTCTCTCGCGCACTCTATAAGGCAATGGTCGCATGTAACCTCGACGCTCCGATAGCCGGTAAGATGATTGCAACCATCGCCGACCAGGACAAAGAAGAGGCTCTGCCTATCATTCGCGAGTTCGTCGATCTGGGCTATGAAGTGTATGCAACCGAGGGCACCGCGCGATATTTGAGCATGAACGGCGTTGGCTGCACAGAGGTCAGGAAGATCAATGACGAGCAGTCTTTGAACCTGATGCAGCTTATCGTACAGAACAAAGTCGATCTGCTCATCAATACTGCTTCAAAAGATAAAAAGATCGAGCAGGAAGCGGCCATGATACGAAAAGCCAGTGTCCAGCGCTCTATTCCGTGCATTACATCACTGGATACGGCCAAGGCTCTTCTCTTTGCACTGCGCTCTAAACAGCGCGGCGAAAAGGCTGCATGCTTGCCGGTGGACCAGTATTTGATGGGCGCTCGCGTATAG
- the pyrE gene encoding orotate phosphoribosyltransferase: MNTLYEKIFNAGCIKFGEFKLKSGIISPVYCDFRGLVSHPALLKEVGEALAAKAKQIGCDRIAGIPYAGLPLGVAASIAGDIPMLYPRKEAKSYGTKKLIEGAFSEGDKVLVIDDIITDGASKIEAIAPLKEAGLVVTDVLIILDREQGGDKILAKAGYKLHSLGKLSDVLDALVAAGKVDACMRSKVAEFIASNQFA, encoded by the coding sequence GTGAATACTCTATACGAAAAAATCTTCAATGCAGGTTGTATAAAATTCGGTGAATTCAAGCTCAAAAGCGGGATAATTTCCCCTGTTTACTGCGATTTCAGGGGGCTGGTATCACACCCGGCCTTGCTCAAAGAAGTCGGTGAGGCTCTGGCAGCGAAAGCAAAACAGATAGGCTGCGACCGTATTGCAGGTATCCCGTATGCTGGTCTGCCACTGGGAGTGGCGGCGAGCATTGCGGGTGATATCCCGATGCTCTATCCTCGCAAAGAGGCCAAGAGCTATGGCACGAAGAAGCTGATTGAGGGCGCATTCAGCGAGGGCGACAAGGTCCTGGTGATCGATGATATAATCACTGATGGAGCCAGTAAAATAGAAGCCATTGCCCCGCTGAAAGAGGCGGGGCTTGTTGTAACTGATGTTTTGATCATTCTTGACCGCGAGCAGGGCGGCGACAAGATTCTTGCCAAAGCAGGCTACAAGCTGCACTCGCTCGGCAAGCTCTCAGATGTGCTTGACGCGCTTGTTGCGGCGGGAAAAGTTGATGCATGTATGCGGTCTAAGGTGGCTGAGTTTATTGCGAGCAATCAGTTCGCTTAA
- a CDS encoding TIM-barrel domain-containing protein — protein sequence MQLINFKSAECSGNVLAMDYDNGWIKVTAYTDDIIRVQVGPKRANPAPEGYAIAQRNWEPVSLIATSASDHAEISTSKVQVKIHKDTARIEFCSAEGTKLTGSTPWWNDQYCGSKNASGEDEHFFGFGLQFHSLDQRGKLRTIKTNADPPADSGNAHAPDPFFYSTRGYGLFLNSYGYSNFDMCWSRPDEYTFSAPEKTLDYFFIYGPSFRRISELQTLLRGRLKMPAKWGLGFWYRMPSEWKADQTIESAKEFRDRDIPCDVIGLEPKWQTHTYPCTYVWNKEYYPDPKEYVKWMRDNGFHVNLWEHEWVHEDAPFYDELKKKGLLADKKAMGGAVPDFTFQETRNIFAKQHIAEHIEIGIDGYKLDECDGSDYTPPWFYPDDTQFPSGLTGSGMHNLTGFLYSRAFHEMFEKLGMRTYFLLRATFAGGQAHPSCIYSDYYQLNQYIRAQATSGFSGFLWCPELREAKSDEEFIRRAQNMFFSPLAMINAWAGDESLQPWKLGEEPEKIFRDFAKLRMRLLPYIYSSFYRMCMTGLPIVRALVMDYPTDSLTYEVDDQFMFGESMLIAPVESGSSRDVYLPEGKWTDFWTDVVYDGNCKITRETPLDTIPVFVKAGGIIPMAQAMRFVGEKPVDEIELHVYPGNGSITIYDDDGVTTNYQRGEYISVPICMTESRVEIGEARGDYTSECKTIRVIVHKNGNSNEVDRVPFGKRSVVNIG from the coding sequence ATGCAGCTTATTAATTTCAAGAGCGCCGAGTGCAGCGGCAATGTGCTCGCCATGGACTACGATAACGGATGGATTAAGGTCACGGCCTATACCGACGACATAATACGGGTGCAGGTGGGGCCGAAACGCGCCAACCCTGCGCCCGAGGGTTATGCGATTGCGCAGCGCAACTGGGAGCCGGTGAGCCTTATCGCAACATCGGCCAGCGATCATGCGGAGATTTCGACGAGCAAGGTTCAGGTAAAAATACATAAGGACACGGCCAGGATCGAGTTCTGTAGCGCTGAGGGAACCAAGCTCACCGGCAGCACGCCCTGGTGGAACGATCAATATTGCGGCAGTAAAAATGCATCGGGAGAGGATGAGCATTTTTTCGGTTTTGGTCTGCAGTTTCACAGTCTGGATCAGCGGGGCAAGCTGCGCACGATCAAGACCAATGCCGATCCCCCTGCAGACAGCGGTAATGCGCATGCGCCCGATCCGTTCTTCTACAGCACGCGCGGTTATGGGCTTTTTCTCAACAGCTATGGTTACTCGAACTTCGATATGTGCTGGAGCCGGCCCGATGAATACACTTTCAGCGCGCCGGAAAAGACGCTCGATTACTTCTTTATCTATGGGCCGTCGTTCAGGAGAATATCAGAGCTTCAGACTCTGCTCAGGGGCAGGCTGAAAATGCCCGCTAAGTGGGGACTTGGATTCTGGTACAGAATGCCGAGTGAATGGAAAGCTGATCAGACAATCGAGAGCGCCAAAGAGTTTCGTGACCGTGATATACCATGCGATGTGATCGGGCTGGAGCCGAAATGGCAGACTCATACATACCCATGCACTTATGTCTGGAACAAGGAGTATTATCCCGACCCCAAGGAATACGTAAAATGGATGCGCGACAATGGCTTTCACGTAAACCTATGGGAGCACGAGTGGGTGCATGAAGACGCGCCGTTCTATGATGAACTAAAAAAGAAAGGGCTGCTTGCTGATAAGAAAGCAATGGGCGGCGCAGTGCCTGACTTTACATTTCAAGAGACGCGTAATATCTTCGCAAAACAGCATATAGCCGAGCATATCGAGATCGGCATAGACGGCTATAAGCTGGATGAGTGCGACGGGTCCGACTATACTCCGCCGTGGTTCTACCCGGACGATACGCAGTTTCCGTCGGGGCTGACCGGCTCTGGGATGCACAACCTTACGGGCTTTCTATACAGCCGGGCGTTTCATGAGATGTTCGAGAAGCTGGGAATGCGGACATACTTCCTGCTCAGAGCAACATTCGCGGGCGGGCAGGCGCATCCATCGTGCATTTACAGCGACTACTATCAACTCAATCAGTATATCAGAGCACAGGCGACATCAGGATTCTCGGGATTCTTATGGTGCCCGGAACTCAGAGAGGCAAAGTCTGACGAAGAGTTCATAAGGCGGGCGCAGAATATGTTCTTCTCGCCTCTTGCGATGATAAACGCGTGGGCGGGTGACGAATCGCTGCAGCCTTGGAAGCTCGGTGAGGAACCTGAGAAGATATTCAGGGACTTCGCTAAGCTCAGGATGAGGCTGCTGCCGTATATTTACAGCTCGTTCTACCGGATGTGCATGACCGGGCTGCCGATTGTCAGAGCGCTGGTAATGGATTACCCGACAGACAGCTTGACGTATGAGGTAGATGATCAGTTCATGTTCGGTGAAAGCATGTTGATCGCGCCGGTTGAAAGCGGGTCGAGCAGGGATGTATATCTGCCCGAAGGCAAATGGACCGATTTCTGGACCGACGTAGTTTATGACGGCAATTGCAAGATCACACGCGAGACTCCGCTCGACACAATACCGGTTTTCGTAAAGGCAGGCGGCATTATTCCTATGGCGCAGGCAATGAGATTTGTAGGCGAGAAGCCTGTGGATGAAATTGAGCTTCATGTATATCCGGGTAATGGGTCTATTACTATATACGATGATGACGGGGTTACCACTAATTATCAAAGGGGTGAGTATATCTCAGTGCCTATATGCATGACCGAGAGCCGGGTCGAGATCGGAGAGGCACGGGGCGATTATACGAGCGAATGCAAGACGATTAGGGTCATAGTCCATAAAAACGGGAACTCAAATGAAGTGGATCGGGTGCCTTTTGGAAAGAGATCAGTCGTAAATATTGGCTGA
- a CDS encoding deoxyribodipyrimidine photo-lyase: protein MNPDRIRKLNSFTARPGPVVYWMSRDQRVADNWALLFAQELAEDQSVPVAVVFCLVPTFGDATIRQYTFMLKGLREVESRLDGYGIPFFLLSGSPKDKLPAFIKERDAGALVTDFDPLHIKREWEDQVISAIDIPAYEVDAHNIVPCWAASPKQEYGAYTFRPKVQRLLPEFLDDFPPVTRHPIRWNYPVRQTDWRAVERSLTVGRSVPEVKWIDPGEDAAAKVLRQFIDYKLADYPLRRNDPTQDGQSNLSPYLHFGQISAQRIVLEINRSGISAAEYLEELIVRRELSDNFCFYNTAYDSTGCFPDWARRTLDEHKYDPRPEIYSIGELEQAKTHDRLWNACQMEMVRRGKMHGYMRMYWAKKILEWTPTYEDAMRACIYLNDRYELDGRDPNGYTGIAWSIGGVHDRAWKSRPIFGKVRYMSYDGCTRKFDTAKYIQIMRDA, encoded by the coding sequence ATGAACCCAGACCGCATCAGAAAACTCAATTCGTTCACGGCAAGACCGGGCCCTGTGGTCTACTGGATGAGCCGCGACCAGCGCGTCGCGGACAATTGGGCGCTGCTCTTTGCACAGGAGTTGGCTGAAGATCAGTCAGTTCCGGTTGCGGTCGTGTTTTGCCTGGTTCCCACATTCGGCGATGCCACAATCAGACAGTATACATTTATGCTCAAGGGTCTGAGAGAAGTTGAGTCACGCCTGGATGGGTATGGAATCCCATTTTTTCTACTCAGCGGCTCACCTAAGGATAAACTACCTGCATTTATTAAAGAAAGGGATGCCGGTGCGCTGGTGACCGACTTCGATCCGCTGCACATAAAGCGCGAATGGGAAGATCAAGTGATAAGCGCGATCGATATTCCGGCGTATGAGGTGGACGCGCACAATATTGTTCCCTGCTGGGCCGCATCTCCGAAGCAGGAATATGGCGCTTATACGTTTCGCCCAAAGGTGCAGCGTCTTCTGCCTGAGTTCCTCGACGATTTTCCACCAGTCACCCGGCATCCAATAAGATGGAATTACCCGGTAAGGCAGACAGATTGGAGGGCGGTGGAGCGCTCACTTACTGTCGGCCGCAGCGTGCCGGAGGTTAAGTGGATCGATCCGGGTGAGGATGCGGCAGCAAAAGTGCTTCGGCAGTTCATTGATTACAAGCTGGCTGATTATCCTCTGCGTAGAAATGATCCGACACAAGACGGCCAGTCTAACCTCTCGCCATATCTGCACTTTGGTCAAATCTCGGCGCAGAGAATTGTGCTGGAGATAAATCGATCGGGAATAAGCGCTGCGGAGTATTTGGAGGAGTTGATTGTGCGTCGGGAGCTTTCGGATAATTTCTGTTTCTATAACACCGCGTACGATTCTACTGGCTGCTTTCCAGACTGGGCGCGCCGAACCCTTGATGAGCACAAATACGATCCTAGACCAGAGATATACTCTATTGGTGAACTAGAGCAGGCAAAGACGCACGACCGGTTATGGAACGCATGCCAGATGGAGATGGTGAGGCGCGGCAAGATGCACGGTTATATGCGCATGTACTGGGCGAAAAAGATACTCGAGTGGACTCCAACGTACGAAGATGCAATGCGCGCATGCATTTATCTTAATGATCGGTACGAACTCGACGGCAGGGACCCAAACGGCTACACGGGAATAGCATGGAGCATCGGCGGCGTGCATGACAGGGCTTGGAAATCGAGGCCGATATTCGGCAAGGTCCGATATATGAGCTATGATGGATGCACAAGGAAATTTGATACGGCCAAATACATCCAAATAATGCGTGACGCATAG
- a CDS encoding type II toxin-antitoxin system HicB family antitoxin, producing MKEYTVIYEQAGNNYSAYVPDLPGCVTTGATLEETQANMREAIELYIEALQEDGKPVPEPTTKAGPISVAA from the coding sequence ATGAAAGAATACACCGTTATATATGAGCAAGCCGGAAACAACTATTCTGCTTATGTGCCGGACCTGCCTGGCTGTGTAACGACTGGTGCTACTCTGGAAGAAACGCAGGCGAATATGCGTGAAGCCATAGAGCTATATATTGAAGCTCTTCAAGAGGATGGCAAGCCTGTTCCTGAGCCGACTACAAAAGCCGGGCCTATTTCTGTTGCTGCATAA
- a CDS encoding dihydroorotase, with product MWFLIKNGRVIDPSQNLDKTADLLVENGRVSKIGKVSAEKLDKNEGSVYDASGLVVTPGLIDMHVHLREPGFEYKETIETGAQAAAAGGFTTIVGMPNTKPAVDNRAVVEYVLNKGKSAAVNVLTTGAATKANDGKEMAELGEMIAAGAVAISDDAFPVQSADLMRRVMEYAAMLGVPFLAHCEDKTMTGDGIMNEGLTSTILGLRPWPRQAEEIMIWRNIMIADLAKCRLHIQHVTTAGGVEAIRWAKSRGIAITCETCPHYFSLTDEALNEYDTNAKVCPPLRTQSDVDALKEALADGTIDIIATDHAPHAQNEKEVELQDAAFGAVGLETALPLVLTNLVKTGVLSLSDAIAKMTIAPANALGIDSGTLKEGAIADITIIDPETKVTVKASEFKSKSRNTPFDGMKLTGKAVVTIVGGKVIFETGLMKS from the coding sequence ATGTGGTTTCTGATTAAAAATGGCCGGGTGATCGACCCGTCACAAAATCTGGACAAGACAGCCGACCTCCTTGTGGAGAATGGCCGCGTATCTAAGATTGGTAAAGTTTCTGCCGAAAAGTTAGACAAGAATGAGGGAAGCGTCTATGATGCCTCGGGTCTTGTTGTGACTCCTGGCCTTATCGATATGCACGTCCACCTGCGCGAGCCTGGCTTTGAGTATAAAGAGACAATCGAGACTGGCGCACAGGCCGCTGCTGCCGGAGGCTTTACGACTATAGTCGGCATGCCAAATACCAAGCCTGCCGTGGATAACAGGGCAGTGGTCGAGTATGTGCTCAACAAGGGCAAGAGCGCCGCAGTGAACGTATTGACCACCGGAGCCGCCACCAAAGCCAACGATGGCAAAGAGATGGCGGAACTCGGCGAGATGATCGCCGCTGGGGCGGTTGCGATCTCGGACGATGCGTTCCCGGTCCAGAGCGCCGACCTGATGCGGCGTGTTATGGAGTATGCTGCCATGCTTGGCGTCCCGTTCCTTGCACATTGCGAGGACAAGACGATGACCGGCGACGGCATTATGAACGAGGGGCTGACGAGCACGATTTTGGGTCTTCGACCGTGGCCGCGCCAAGCTGAAGAGATTATGATCTGGCGAAATATAATGATTGCAGACCTTGCCAAGTGCCGGTTGCACATTCAGCATGTCACGACTGCGGGCGGCGTTGAAGCTATCCGATGGGCCAAGTCGCGCGGCATTGCGATCACATGCGAGACCTGCCCACACTATTTTTCTCTGACTGATGAGGCCCTTAATGAATATGATACAAACGCAAAGGTCTGCCCGCCTCTTCGCACGCAGTCTGATGTAGATGCTCTTAAAGAGGCGCTGGCGGACGGCACTATAGACATAATCGCGACAGACCACGCTCCACATGCTCAGAATGAAAAAGAAGTCGAGCTTCAGGATGCTGCGTTTGGCGCTGTCGGCCTTGAGACTGCTCTGCCTCTTGTGCTAACGAATCTGGTGAAGACAGGCGTATTATCATTGTCTGACGCGATAGCCAAGATGACCATTGCTCCCGCCAACGCTCTCGGAATAGACTCAGGCACTCTCAAAGAGGGGGCGATTGCAGATATAACTATTATCGATCCCGAAACGAAAGTGACTGTAAAAGCTTCTGAGTTTAAGTCAAAGAGCAGGAACACGCCTTTTGATGGGATGAAGCTGACCGGCAAGGCTGTGGTTACCATTGTAGGCGGAAAAGTAATATTTGAAACTGGGCTTATGAAATCATAG
- the carA gene encoding glutamine-hydrolyzing carbamoyl-phosphate synthase small subunit: MKAVLLLADGTTFEGESIGASGTTIGEAVFATAMTGYQEMLTDPSFAGQLLTLTYPLVGNYGVNPQDVESGKIQVEGFIVHELCEEPNNWRSNMTLREYLTRGGIVSMQGIDTRALTRHLRVSGVMMGAMSTELTVAELKNTLDSAPNYGDLNFVERVSTKQVYDWTGDECSSLDECPEPKCHVALIDLGIKRNIARCLAKEGCKVTVLPCNATAEDVMRVQPDGVVFSPGPGDPTRLTNTVATMRALIGKKPILGICLGHQMFGMAMGGDIIKLKFGHRGANHPVKNIINGKVSITSQNHGYAVDPGNLSDDAEVTRINLNDGTVEGLRHKHLPIFSIQYHPEASAGPMDEGYLFKEFVDNVMGAM, encoded by the coding sequence TTGAAAGCAGTCCTACTTCTTGCAGATGGAACCACATTCGAGGGTGAATCGATCGGTGCAAGCGGCACCACGATAGGTGAGGCCGTATTCGCAACCGCAATGACGGGTTATCAGGAGATGCTTACCGATCCGTCGTTTGCCGGTCAGTTGCTCACGCTTACCTATCCGCTGGTCGGCAATTATGGCGTAAATCCTCAGGATGTGGAGTCGGGCAAGATTCAAGTGGAGGGGTTCATAGTCCACGAACTCTGTGAGGAGCCTAATAACTGGCGCTCGAACATGACCCTGCGCGAATATCTCACCAGGGGCGGTATAGTCTCGATGCAGGGTATCGATACTCGCGCCCTTACCCGCCACCTGAGAGTAAGCGGCGTTATGATGGGCGCGATGTCCACCGAGTTGACGGTTGCAGAGCTTAAGAACACACTCGACAGCGCGCCAAACTACGGCGATTTGAACTTTGTTGAGCGCGTATCTACCAAGCAGGTCTACGACTGGACCGGTGACGAATGCAGCAGTCTGGACGAGTGCCCTGAGCCGAAGTGCCATGTCGCACTGATCGACCTTGGGATAAAGCGAAATATCGCACGGTGTCTGGCTAAAGAGGGCTGCAAAGTGACTGTGCTGCCGTGTAATGCGACTGCCGAAGATGTGATGCGAGTGCAGCCGGACGGAGTCGTTTTCTCACCGGGGCCCGGCGACCCGACAAGGCTTACAAATACAGTCGCGACCATGCGTGCGCTCATAGGCAAAAAGCCGATTCTGGGTATATGCCTGGGCCACCAGATGTTCGGTATGGCGATGGGCGGCGATATTATAAAGCTCAAGTTCGGTCACAGGGGAGCAAACCATCCGGTCAAGAATATTATTAACGGCAAGGTCAGCATAACTTCGCAAAATCATGGATATGCGGTCGATCCGGGCAATCTTTCGGATGATGCGGAGGTCACACGCATTAACTTAAATGACGGCACGGTCGAGGGCCTCCGCCATAAGCACCTTCCTATTTTCTCGATTCAGTATCATCCGGAGGCTTCTGCTGGGCCTATGGACGAGGGGTATTTGTTCAAAGAGTTTGTGGACAACGTGATGGGAGCGATGTGA